The stretch of DNA AACATATCCTGTAGATTTTTATTCGACAGTTATGCCGACCGGATCGGACTTGGCTTTGGGATGCCCTTCAAGTGAAAGCTGCGCCGAATACACGCCCCGATCCGCCTTCGGTAGGGTGGATTCCTCCACACACTCACTGCCGATACGCGTTCCCGGCCAAGTAATCGTCTGCTTGACCTCGTCGCCCTTCGCCAAGAGACGATAATCAGCATCCACAGGACACACATTCGACTTCCAAATCACATCATCGCCCGATTTGATCGTCAACACAACGTTGGAAGCCGATATATCAACCAAACAGCCGACCTTGCTGGAACCGTCATATTTGATATCCGTCGTAAAATCCATCGAACCGCCCACGCCGAAACTCGACGCCGCAGGAGTCAACGAAAGCGCAACATTCGTCGCGCCGCAATCCGGCACCCCGCTTTTCTTCTTCTTCGTCGGGGACGGCACTTCCTTACGGGAAATCGCATACACATCCGCATGATGAATCTCCCGATTCACCGCAACAATCCCCCTAGACAGGGAATACAGGCAAAACACCAGAAAAGAGACCAGCACCACCACCGCAATACCGAAGACAATGCGACGACGACGAAATATCGTCTGCTGCTCTTTCGAACGCTTCTTGCCGGATTTCGAGGACGTCTTCTGTGCCATGATTCCACAGTCTAGCGTGCACGCATCCAAAGAACGTCAGCACCCGCCTTTTTCATACCGGAAGACGCACATCCGCATTCGGCAGGATCTCAATAAGACCATCCTCGTCCAACGACGCGATGCAACGGTCAAGTTGGATATGATCATTCCACAATCGTTCAAGCGACTTACGGTCGACGGCAATCTCACCTTCCGGCAGATTACGCAACGCATTCAGCACCAGCCCACGCACCTGACGATCCGTACCTTGGAAACGCTGACGCGGCCTGGTGCGACGTTCCCCCAATCCCGGGCGTCCATCACGCAAAAACACACACCGCGAAGAAACCGGACACGCCTCACACAACGGCGATTTCGCCGTACACACAATCGCGCCCAATTCCATGACCGACTGATTCCACACCACCGAAGAACGGTCGAACCGCCTGCATTTCGACTCACCATCTTGCGGCAACACTTGCTTCGCCAACGCACGCTCAGCAGGGCTCGCAGCACCACCAAGCGACTCCGCACCAAGGAAAACCCGCGAAAGCACCCTGCGAATATTCGTATCTACCACCGCGATGCGCTCTCCGAACGCGAAACTCATCACCGCGCTGGCCGTGTAATCGCCGATACCCGGCAGAGCCAACAGCTCATCGTATGTTTGCGGTAGCTCATTGCCATAGTCGGAAGCGACCACACGAGCGCATTCCTGCAATCGCAACGCACGCCGAGGGTACCCAAGCCTGCCCCAGGCAGTGATCACATCAGATTTCGCCGCACCTGCAAGCGCAGCCGCATCAGGCCAACGCTCCATCCAATCGTTCCAATACGGCACCACACGGCTCATCTGCGTCTGCTGGCTCATCACCTCGGAAACAAGCACACCCCATGGCGTGGCACGGCCGAATCGCCACGGCAGATCACGCGCCGAGGCATGCCACCATTCGGCGAGCGCGACCGCCACAGCTTCGGCGTTTTCGATTTCAGCATTATTCCCATTCGTGTCGTTCATCGTACCTATTCTTGCATTCATGACGAACGAAGAGCATACCAATGACGCGCAAGGCGCAAACGCAGCGGAAGCCAAAGTCGAGAAAATGTTCGAATACGGCTACCGCAAATCGAATTACGGCCCGGACGAACTCGTGACCGATGCGCACGGCAATCCGATTTCCGTAGTCGACGCGATGCTGTCGGCCGAAGACGCGGCAAAAGCCGAAACCTCCACGCCCCACCTGTGCTACTACTCCCCCCGAATTCCAGGCAACACCGGTTCGGCAATCCGCCTGTGCGCAGTGACCGGCACGATCCTGCATTTGGTGGAGCCGCTTGGATTCAATCTGCGCGATACGAAGCTGCGCCGCGCCGGATTGGATTATCACGACATGGCGCACGTGGTATTACACCCGAATTTTGAAAACCTAGTGGAATCCATGCCGAATTCTCGCATCATCGCGTTCACCGCACATGCCACCAAACTGTATACCGACATCGAATACAAACCGACCGACATTCTGCTGTTCGGCCCGGAGCCGGGCAATATTCCCGATCCGATGGATATTATGGCCGGGCCGCACGTGACCGAACAGGTGCGATTGCCAATGCGCCCAAGCCTGCGCTCCCTGAACCTCACCAACTGCGCGTCCATTGCCATCTATGAAGCTTGGCGCCAGCTAGGCTTCGCCGGCGGCCAGTGATTCCTCCCCTGCCTGCCAACTTCTAGGTTTTTCAATAATTTTGCTTTTGTATAGCAAGTTCCGCTGGAGAGGCGGCGGGGTCTATTCCCGACACGCTCCAGGCCGCTCAGGCCAAGTCTTTACGGTCTGAAACAGACCCCGCCGCCTCTCCAGCTGCGCTGAGTTCAACTTAAGTAAGTTTTCTTTTCTTTTATGCAAGACGCAACGAGATGTACGAAAGCGAGCAGAAGAGCGGGATATTCTGTTCGAGACCGTAAGCTTGGCCAAACGGCCTTGAGTGTGTCGCGAATAGAATATCCCGCTCTTCTGCGACCTCCCCATTACAGCAGCTTATGCACCCAACGCAAGCACAGATCGCAAGAATGAATCGCACGCGACAAGCATGCATCGGGAAGAGGGAAGGGAGGGGCTAGTTTTTGAAGCTGTGGATTGGGGCAGGGATGCGACCGCCTCGAGTCACGAAAGCTTCGCAGCTGGTCTGGTTGACTGGAATGATCGGCGCATATCCCATCAGGCCGCCGAAGTTGGCCATCTCCCCTACGCCTTTGCCTT from Bifidobacterium catenulatum PV20-2 encodes:
- a CDS encoding A/G-specific adenine glycosylase is translated as MNDTNGNNAEIENAEAVAVALAEWWHASARDLPWRFGRATPWGVLVSEVMSQQTQMSRVVPYWNDWMERWPDAAALAGAAKSDVITAWGRLGYPRRALRLQECARVVASDYGNELPQTYDELLALPGIGDYTASAVMSFAFGERIAVVDTNIRRVLSRVFLGAESLGGAASPAERALAKQVLPQDGESKCRRFDRSSVVWNQSVMELGAIVCTAKSPLCEACPVSSRCVFLRDGRPGLGERRTRPRQRFQGTDRQVRGLVLNALRNLPEGEIAVDRKSLERLWNDHIQLDRCIASLDEDGLIEILPNADVRLPV
- a CDS encoding tRNA (cytidine(34)-2'-O)-methyltransferase, producing MTNEEHTNDAQGANAAEAKVEKMFEYGYRKSNYGPDELVTDAHGNPISVVDAMLSAEDAAKAETSTPHLCYYSPRIPGNTGSAIRLCAVTGTILHLVEPLGFNLRDTKLRRAGLDYHDMAHVVLHPNFENLVESMPNSRIIAFTAHATKLYTDIEYKPTDILLFGPEPGNIPDPMDIMAGPHVTEQVRLPMRPSLRSLNLTNCASIAIYEAWRQLGFAGGQ